One region of Streptomyces rishiriensis genomic DNA includes:
- a CDS encoding YciI family protein has translation MKYMIQMNVPAAQWDTIMSSYSKDDMAAMFAHMNSLNDDLTSAGEWVDGQGLGGPSLVKTVRAGSDGRPQVTDGPAEPGRILAGYWVVDVKSEDRALEIAARASACPGPGGKPGNDPVEVHAIPGDPTEA, from the coding sequence ATGAAGTACATGATCCAGATGAACGTGCCTGCCGCCCAGTGGGACACCATCATGTCGTCGTACTCCAAGGACGACATGGCGGCCATGTTCGCGCACATGAACTCTCTCAACGACGACCTCACGTCCGCCGGAGAGTGGGTGGACGGGCAAGGCCTCGGCGGCCCGTCGCTGGTCAAGACAGTGCGGGCCGGAAGCGACGGACGGCCGCAGGTGACGGACGGACCGGCCGAGCCGGGACGCATCCTGGCCGGGTACTGGGTGGTCGACGTCAAGAGCGAGGACCGGGCCCTGGAGATTGCCGCACGCGCGTCAGCGTGTCCCGGCCCTGGCGGGAAGCCCGGCAACGACCCGGTCGAGGTGCACGCGATCCCCGGAGACCCGACGGAGGCCTGA
- a CDS encoding fic family toxin-antitoxin system, toxin component: MILYIDRAWLLDLAHRSLPGDPDVTDFGTLQAAVARHADKVMDRPVHPEVHHRAAALMHQLIRVPALEHANELFGAVVAASYLTVSGVVVTADFKQAGDLAERIARNGLDVRMVAEEIKGWAGRG, translated from the coding sequence GTGATCCTGTACATCGACCGTGCGTGGCTGCTGGACCTCGCGCACCGTAGCCTGCCCGGCGATCCGGACGTCACCGACTTCGGGACGCTTCAGGCCGCGGTGGCGCGGCACGCGGACAAGGTGATGGACCGGCCCGTCCATCCCGAGGTGCACCACCGGGCCGCCGCGCTCATGCACCAGCTCATCCGCGTGCCCGCGCTGGAGCACGCCAACGAGCTGTTCGGTGCGGTCGTGGCCGCCTCGTACCTGACGGTGTCCGGGGTCGTGGTGACAGCCGACTTCAAACAGGCCGGGGACCTGGCCGAGCGGATCGCCCGTAACGGGTTGGACGTGCGCATGGTCGCCGAGGAGATCAAGGGCTGGGCCGGCCGAGGCTGA
- a CDS encoding MSMEG_1061 family FMN-dependent PPOX-type flavoprotein, producing MTTSPADSAFDSLRLDAVRDQEALRRVYDLPSETAVRKQTTELTEQTRRLIGCSSLVLIASADAEGNCDVSPRGGPAGFVAVLDARTVAIPDATGNKRLDTLQNVIATGRAGLLFVIPGRTTTLRVNGRACVSSRPELLSQLTAVGKPPASALVLGIEEVYPHCPKSLLRSGAWKPETWLPADAQPASAEVTLAQLRIPELTIADIEQAEADSLKYRYE from the coding sequence ATGACGACATCCCCTGCCGACAGCGCATTCGACTCGCTCCGCCTCGACGCCGTACGCGACCAGGAGGCGTTGCGCCGGGTATACGACCTCCCCAGTGAGACGGCCGTGCGCAAGCAGACGACCGAACTCACCGAGCAGACCCGGCGGTTGATCGGCTGCTCATCGCTGGTCCTGATCGCCAGTGCGGATGCCGAGGGCAACTGTGACGTTTCCCCGCGCGGCGGCCCGGCCGGGTTCGTCGCCGTCCTGGACGCACGGACGGTGGCGATACCGGACGCGACCGGCAACAAGCGTCTGGACACCCTGCAGAACGTCATCGCCACCGGACGGGCAGGGCTGCTGTTCGTCATCCCGGGACGGACCACGACGCTCAGGGTGAACGGCCGGGCGTGCGTCTCCTCCCGGCCTGAGCTGCTGTCGCAGCTGACCGCCGTGGGCAAGCCGCCGGCCAGTGCGCTCGTACTGGGGATCGAGGAGGTCTACCCGCACTGCCCCAAGTCACTGCTGCGCAGCGGGGCTTGGAAGCCGGAGACATGGCTGCCGGCCGACGCCCAGCCGGCCTCGGCCGAGGTGACGCTGGCCCAGCTGCGGATACCGGAGCTGACGATCGCCGACATCGAGCAGGCCGAGGCGGACTCGCTGAAGTACCGGTACGAGTGA